Proteins encoded within one genomic window of Nonomuraea gerenzanensis:
- a CDS encoding substrate-binding domain-containing protein: MVIGAWVAAALVAGCGTTPSSGGTPSTPAAEKSLILATTTSTQDSGLLDELLPAFTRDSGWQVKTLAVGSGQAIELGRRGEADVLLVHSPAAEEEFVAEGGAGSRRLVMHNDFVLLGPPDDPAGIRGRKSPEAMKRIADARAVFVSRGDESGTHAKEKTLWTKAAVTPGGSWYQSTGQGMGETLRVTSEKAGYTLSDRATYLTQRDTLELKVLSEGDPGLLNVYHVIEMTKKAGDRVRPDGAKAFADWIVAPAAQQLIGAFGTAKFGQPLFTPDAGADEAKLGQ; this comes from the coding sequence TTGGTCATTGGCGCGTGGGTGGCGGCCGCCTTGGTGGCCGGGTGCGGGACCACCCCCTCCTCCGGAGGCACCCCGTCCACCCCGGCGGCGGAGAAGTCGCTGATTCTGGCCACCACCACGAGCACCCAGGACAGCGGGCTGCTCGACGAGCTGCTGCCCGCGTTCACCCGCGACAGCGGCTGGCAGGTCAAGACGCTGGCGGTCGGCAGCGGGCAGGCCATCGAGCTGGGCAGGCGCGGCGAGGCCGACGTGCTGCTGGTGCACTCGCCCGCCGCGGAGGAGGAGTTCGTGGCCGAGGGCGGCGCCGGCTCCCGGCGGCTGGTGATGCACAACGACTTCGTGCTGCTCGGCCCGCCGGACGATCCGGCCGGGATCCGGGGCAGGAAGAGCCCGGAGGCGATGAAGCGGATCGCGGACGCGCGGGCGGTGTTCGTCTCCCGAGGCGACGAGTCGGGCACGCACGCCAAGGAGAAGACCCTCTGGACCAAGGCCGCGGTGACCCCGGGCGGGTCCTGGTACCAGTCCACCGGGCAGGGCATGGGCGAGACCCTGCGGGTGACCAGCGAGAAGGCCGGTTACACGCTGTCGGACCGGGCCACGTATCTCACCCAGCGCGACACCCTGGAGCTGAAGGTGCTCAGCGAGGGCGATCCCGGGCTGCTCAACGTCTACCACGTCATCGAGATGACGAAGAAGGCGGGCGACCGCGTACGGCCCGACGGCGCCAAGGCGTTCGCCGACTGGATCGTCGCGCCGGCCGCGCAGCAGCTCATCGGCGCGTTCGGGACGGCGAAGTTCGGCCAGCCGCTCTTCACGCCGGACGCGGGCGCGGACGAGGCGAAGCTGGGCCAGTGA